AAAATTAGCGCCGTAGTTGGGCCTTGATTGTCACAAAAAAGCGTGCCGCAGCCTGTGTGTGAGCTAAATTTGTGTTGCAGTGGGGGACGAGATGGCCGGAAAACAGGAGTAGCAAAAAATAAAAATAAATTATTTTAATATTATACAGAAAAAGTCGGGGCCATTCCCGTGTTGGCACTGTGCTTGCTTAAGGGGAAGGAAAGAGAATGGCGCAGTGCTGTTGCAGCCCTTAGGGGTTGCTTGGGCCGCAGGTCATGCGGCCTTTTTTTGTACCTCAGCTTGCCCCAAGGAGGGTGACATGCAACGAAGGGAATTTTTGCGTAAGGCGGGTATGGGGGCCACGGCGGCCGTGGCCGCCTCCACGGGCGTGCTGCAGGCCGTAGAAAGCCGGGCCGCCAAGGCGCCCATCAAGTGGCGCATGCAGACCTATGCCGGGGCCGCGTTGGCCGAGCACGTCATCAAACCCCAGATTGACGCCTTTAACAAGGCCGCCAACGGGGAAATGGTCATTGAGCTCTACACTTCCGACCAGCTGGTGCCCACTAGCGAATTGTTCCGCGCCGTGCAGAACGGCACCATCGACGCCGCCCAGTGCGACGAAGATTCCATGTCCTCTCCGGCGGACGTGGCTATCTTTGGCGCGTATTTTCCCTTTGCCACCCGCTATTCGCTGGACGTGCCCGCGTTGTTTGAGCACTGGGGCCTGAACAAGATCTGGAAAGAAGCCTACGCCGAGATCCGGGGCGTGGAATGGCTGGGCGCAGGCTCCTGGGACCCCTGCAACTTCGCCACCACCAAGCCCATCCGCAGTCTGGGCGACCTCAAGGGGAAGCGGGTGTTTTCCTTCCCCACGGGCGGCAAGTTCATGAGCCAGTTTGGCGTGGTGCCCGTGAGCCTGCCTTGGGAAGACATTCAGGTAGCCCTGCAGACGGGCGAGCTGGACGGCGTGTGCTGGTCGGGCATTACGGAAGACTACACCTCCGGCTGGGCCGAGCAGTGCAAATACTACCTCACCAACAACATCTGCGGCGCGTGGATCGGCTCCTACTTTGCCAACAGCAAAAAGTGGGCGGAACTGCCGGAGCACCTCAAGACGCTCTTCAATCTCACCTGCGACAGCTCACACTACTATCGGCAGCACTGGTACTGGTGGGGCGAGGCGCACTACCGCGTCAACGGCGGCAAGATGGAGCTGACCTCCATTCCCGACGCCGAATGGGCCAAGGTGGAAGAGGCCGCCCACAAGTTCTGGGACGAAACGGCCAAAAAAAGTCCCCGTTGCGCTAAGGTGGTGGAGATTCTCAAAAAATACAATGCAGACATGACCAAGGCGGGACGTCCGTACCGTTACTGACAGGATGCGCCGCGAGGCTCGGTCCGGCCGGCCCCGCGGCGCACTGACACGCAACTGTTTCACCAGAAAAAGAGAATTCCATGCCAGGCTTCATCAAACTATACGTCCGCTACGTTGATGCCGTAAACCGCCTCGTGGGCCGTTGCGTGCTGTATATCATCTTCGTCATGATGGGAATTTTACTTTATTCGGCCTTTTCCCGCTATTTTCTTGATTCTCCGGTCATCTGGGGGGTGGAAATGGCGCAGTTCTGCATGGTGGCCTACTATATTCTTGGCGGCGGTTTCGCCCTCCTGGTCAACGCCCATGTGCGTCTGGACGTATTTTATGCGCGCTGGAACTGGCGCAACCAGGCCAAAGCTGACGTATGCACGTCTGTCTTTCTCATCGTATATTTGGGGTTTTTGCTCTATGGATGCCTTTCAAGCACCTGGTATTCCATAGAATTCAGCCAGCACAACAACACGGCCTGGGCGCCGCCCCTGGCGCCTATCAAGATCATCATGGGCACAGGCATAGCTTTGACTTTACTGCAGGCCTTCTCAGAATTTTTTAAGGCGCTGGCGCGCTCCCGTGGGCTGATTATCGAAGAAAATATTCCTGAGCGGCTTATTGTGGAAGGCAACCTGGAAGAGCTGCAGGGTACCACGGAAAAGCAACAGCAATCGGCTCAGGATAAGCCGTAAAGGACGCAACAACAATGCTGGATTTTACCTTTACCCTTTCGCATGAGACCACGGCCCTGCTGCTGTTTGCATCCATGGGGCTGCTCATGCTCACCGGGCAGCGCGTTTTTGCGGCCATCGGCTTTGTGGGGGCCGTGGCGGCGGCTTTTTTGTGGGGCACGGGCGGCTCGCAGATGGCCTTCAACGCCAGCATCACGCTCATGAAGTGGTTTCCCATGATTTCCCTGCCCCTGTTCATCTACATGGGCTATGTGCTGTCTGAATCAGGCATAGCCAATGACCTTTACCGCATGTTCCACGTCTGGATGGGCCCCCTGCCCGGCGGTCTGGCCCTGGGCACCGTGGGTCTGATGGTGGCGGTTTCGGCCATGAACGGCCTGAGTGTGGCCGGGCTTGCCATCGGGGCCAGCATCGCCATGCCGGAGATGCTCAAACGCGGCTATGACAAGCGCATGGTCACGGGCATTATCCAGGCGGGCAGCAGCATTGGTCTTATGATGCCGCCCAGCGTGGTGCTGGTGCTCTACGGCATGATCGCCCGCCAGCCCGTGAGCACGCTGTGGATAGCCGGCATTGGCCCGGCCCTGCTGCTGGCCGCCATGCTCACGCTCTACATCGTCATCCGCTGCAAGCTCAATCCGGCCCTGGCTCCGGCCCTTTCCAAGGAGGAGCTGGCGTCCATCAGTCCGGAAGAAAGGCGTCGTCTGCTGCGGGCAGGGCTGCTGCCTCTGGTCATCATCGTGGCCGTGACGGGTTCCTTCCTCACGGGCATGGCCAGCCTGGTGGAAAGCTCCGCCGTAGGCGCGCTGGTGGCCACGCTGGCTGCCTATTTCAAAAAGCGGCTGACCCGCAAGGTGATGAACGTGGCGCTGGTGCAGACCCTGAGCGTGAGCTGCATGTTCATGTGGATCATCATGGGCGCACTCTGCTTCAGCTCCGTGTTTGACGGTCTGGGCGCTGTGCACGCCATCAAGACGCTGTTTCTTGACGGCTGGCACCTGAGCCCCTGGGGCGTGCTCATCGTCATGCAGATATCCTTTCTGATTCTGGGCATGTTTCTGGACGATACCGCCATGCTTATCATTGTGGCCCCGCTGTATATTCCCCTGGTCAAGGCCCTGGGCTTTGACCCCATCTGGTACGGCGTGCTCTACACCATCACCTGCCAGATTGCCTACATGACGCCTCCTCTGGGCTACAATCTCTTTCTTATGAAGGCCATGGCCCCCAAGGGCGTAACCATGAACGACATCTACGCCTCCATTCTGCCCGTGGTTTCCCTTTTGCTGCTGAGCCTTATCCTGGTCATGATCTTTCCCGACATCGCCATGTATCTGACCAGGGCTTTCAAGTAGGCGGCCGGAATGGACAGCCGCACTTCTTTACGCGAGCTGCTGGCCAAGGCGTCGCCCCTGCGTTCGGGCGACATCCTGGCCGGGGTAGCTGCCGACAACGACGAAGAGCGCGTGCGCGCTCAGATGGCCCTGGCCGAAACGCCCCTCAAGCGCTTTCTGGAAGAGCCGGTGGTGCCCTACGAGGAGGACGAAATCACCCGTCTGATTCTGGACGGCCACGACGCCGCAGCCTTTGCACCGGTCAGTTCCTTCACGGTAGGGGATCTGCGCGACTGGCTGCTTACCGACGCGGCGGACGCGGCAAGCCTGGCGGCCCTGGCCCCCGGCCTCACGCCCGAAATGGCGGCGGCGGCCAGCAAGCTCATGCGCGTGCAGGATTTGATTCTGGCGGCCTCCAAATGCCGGGTGGTCAGCCGCTTTCGGGATACCATCGGCCTGCCCGGCCATTTTTCGGTCAGGCTGCAGCCCAACCACCCCACGGACGACGCCCGCGGCATCCTGGCCTCTACCATTGACGGCCTGTACTACGGTTCGGGCGATGCGGTCATCGGCATCAACCCCGCCTCGGACAGCCTGGAAAACATAGCCCGCCTCAACTATCTGCTGGACGGGCTCATCCGACGTTATGAAATCCCCACCCAAAGCTGCATACTCACCCATGTGACCAACACGCTGGAGCTCATCAACCGCGGCGTGCCCGTGGACCTCTGCTTTCAGTCCATTGCGGGTACGGAAAAAGCCAACGCCAGCTTTGGCATCAATTTGGCCCTACTGGACGAGGCCTGGCAGGCCACGCTGGATCTGGGGCGCGGCACAGTGGGCGACAACGTTATGTATTTTGAAACCGGGCAGGGCAGCGCTCTTTCCGCCAACGCCCACTATGGCGTGGACCAGCAAACCATAGAATGCCGCGCCTACGCCGTGGCCCGTCGCTACCGCCCCCTGCTGGTGAACACGGTGGTGGGCTTTATCGGGCCGGAATACCTCTATAATGGCAAGCAGATTATCCGCGCGGGTCTGGAGGACCACTGCTGCGGCAAACTGCTGGGCCTGCCCATGGGCGTGGACATCTGCTATACCAACCACGCAGAGGCCGACCAGGACGACATGGACACCCTGTTGACCCTGTTGGGCGCGGCGGGCTGCAATTTCATCATGGGCATACCGGGCGCGGACGACATTATGCTCAACTATCAGTCTACTTCCTTCCACGACGCCGCTTACCTGCGTAAGCTCTTGCATAAGCGCCCGGCGCCGGAGTTCGAGGCCTGGCTGGAAGGTATGGGCATTCACGGCCCGCAGGGAGAACTGCTGCCTCCCGACGGGGCCCTGCTGGCTTTGGAAAAGCAGGTGAGCGCGGCAGAAGAGGGCATTTGAGATGTCACGGCCCCGGTCTTCGTGTCCCAACCCTCCCGTGAGGGCTGATCCCTGGGGTGAACTGCGTGGCTACACTGACGCCCGCATCGCTCTGGGCCGCTGTGGCGTGAGCCTGCCCCACGACCAGTGGCTGCGCTTCCGCCTGGCCCATGCCCAGGCGCGGGACGCGGTGCTCACGTCCTTTGACGCGGCCGCCGTGCGCGCGGATCTGGAAGCCGCCGGGCTGCGCTGTCTGGAGCTGGCCAGTGCCGCCCGCCACAAGGATGAGTTTCTGACCCGGCCGGACAAGGGCCGTCGCCTGAGCGAGGCCGCTTACGCGGAGCTGGGGCGGTTTGCGGCAACGCCGGGCGTGGCCGGGGCGGACGTAAGCGTGGTTATCAGCGACGGGCTTTCGGCCCGTGCTGTGCACGAAAACGCGGCCCCTTTTGCCGTGGCTTTTCTGGAGCGCGTGCGGGCCGCCGGTCTGCGCGCCGCCCCTGTAGTCCTGGTGCGCTATGGACGGGTAGCCGTGGCCGACGAGGTGGCCTCTCTGTTGCGGGCCCGCCTGGTGGTCATTCTTATCGGCGAGCGCCCCGGCCTCAGTTCGCCCAATTCTCTGGGTGTGTATCTGACCTATGCGCCCTTTCCCGGCTGTACGGATGAAGCCCGCAACTGCATCTCCAACGTGCGCCCCGGCGGCTTGAGCATGGAAGAGGGCGTGCGCAAGCTCTGCTACCTGGTGCAGGGGGCTTTTGCGCGCGGCTTCACGGGCGTGCATCTCAAGGATGATATGCCTGCGGACTATCTGCCCTTTGCGCCGCAGTACGGCGCGCTTGCCGCCGGCGGCCCCGGTACGGACGGCTGAGCCTTGCGGCGCTTCCGTCGCGGGGGGGGCTGCTTGACCCCGCCTGCTGGACAAGCCCTCTGCACCCGGCTATGCTTCAGGTATGGCCGGGTTTTTGCGTCCGGAGCGTCCGGGCGGCCTGGCTGTCCAGGGGTTTTGAACATCCCGGCGGCGCAGTCGGTTACATCCGTGCCGTTGTGACGCAATGCGGCGCAAACCGCCCCGCCGATGGGGTGGGGGAGGCGTATGGCTATTTCCCGTAAAACGTTCGGCCTTGCGGCCGTGGGGGCCGTCCTTCTGGTGGCGGCCTTTTTGCTTTGGCGCTGGTGGGACCAGCGCGACCAAGGCCCGCTGACCCTTTACGGCAATGTGGATATCCGGCAGGTGGATCTGGCCTTTCGCGTGGGCGGGCGCATTGCGGCTGTGCTGGTGGACGAGGGCGACGCCGTGACGCCGGGCCAGCCTTTGGCGCGTCTGGATGTGGACCTGCTCACGCAGCAGCGCGATCAGGCCGCCGCCGTGCTGGCCCAGCAGCAGGCCGCCCTGGCGCGTCTGGAGCGCGGCTACCGGGTGGAGGAAATCGCCCAGGCCAAAGCTGATGTCAGCGCGGCCACGGCTGTGGCCGAAAACGCCGCCATCAACCTCAAGCGCGTAACAGCCATGCGCGCGTCCAACGCCATTTCACAGAAAGAGCTGGATAACGCCCGCGCCGGGGACAAGCAGGCCCGCGCCCGCCTGCGTTCGGCCCAGGACCAGCTGGACATGTTGCTTTCCGGATATCGTGAAGAAGACGTGCTGGCCCAGAAAGCGGCGGTGGACGCGGCAGCAGCCTCTCTGGAGCACGCGCAGATTCAGCTGCGCGACGCGCAGCTGGTTGCCCCGCAAAAGGGCATTGTGCTCACCCGCGCGCGCGAGGCCGGGGCTATTGTGCAGGCTGGGCAGACCGTCTACACCCTTACGCTCACGGACCCCGTCTGGCTGCGCGCCTATGTGGACGAACCCAACCTGGGCCGCGTCAAACCGGGCATGGCCGTGAAGATTTATGTGGACGCCGCGCCGGGCAAGGTCTTTTCCGGTCGGGTGGGCTTTATCGCCCCTACGGCGGAATTTACGCCTAAAACAGTGGAAACGCGCGAGGTGCGCACAGCTCTGGTTTACCGCCTGCG
This is a stretch of genomic DNA from Desulfovibrio legallii. It encodes these proteins:
- a CDS encoding TRAP transporter substrate-binding protein, with amino-acid sequence MQRREFLRKAGMGATAAVAASTGVLQAVESRAAKAPIKWRMQTYAGAALAEHVIKPQIDAFNKAANGEMVIELYTSDQLVPTSELFRAVQNGTIDAAQCDEDSMSSPADVAIFGAYFPFATRYSLDVPALFEHWGLNKIWKEAYAEIRGVEWLGAGSWDPCNFATTKPIRSLGDLKGKRVFSFPTGGKFMSQFGVVPVSLPWEDIQVALQTGELDGVCWSGITEDYTSGWAEQCKYYLTNNICGAWIGSYFANSKKWAELPEHLKTLFNLTCDSSHYYRQHWYWWGEAHYRVNGGKMELTSIPDAEWAKVEEAAHKFWDETAKKSPRCAKVVEILKKYNADMTKAGRPYRY
- a CDS encoding TRAP transporter small permease subunit, which produces MPGFIKLYVRYVDAVNRLVGRCVLYIIFVMMGILLYSAFSRYFLDSPVIWGVEMAQFCMVAYYILGGGFALLVNAHVRLDVFYARWNWRNQAKADVCTSVFLIVYLGFLLYGCLSSTWYSIEFSQHNNTAWAPPLAPIKIIMGTGIALTLLQAFSEFFKALARSRGLIIEENIPERLIVEGNLEELQGTTEKQQQSAQDKP
- a CDS encoding TRAP transporter large permease, which encodes MLDFTFTLSHETTALLLFASMGLLMLTGQRVFAAIGFVGAVAAAFLWGTGGSQMAFNASITLMKWFPMISLPLFIYMGYVLSESGIANDLYRMFHVWMGPLPGGLALGTVGLMVAVSAMNGLSVAGLAIGASIAMPEMLKRGYDKRMVTGIIQAGSSIGLMMPPSVVLVLYGMIARQPVSTLWIAGIGPALLLAAMLTLYIVIRCKLNPALAPALSKEELASISPEERRRLLRAGLLPLVIIVAVTGSFLTGMASLVESSAVGALVATLAAYFKKRLTRKVMNVALVQTLSVSCMFMWIIMGALCFSSVFDGLGAVHAIKTLFLDGWHLSPWGVLIVMQISFLILGMFLDDTAMLIIVAPLYIPLVKALGFDPIWYGVLYTITCQIAYMTPPLGYNLFLMKAMAPKGVTMNDIYASILPVVSLLLLSLILVMIFPDIAMYLTRAFK
- a CDS encoding ethanolamine ammonia-lyase subunit EutB; its protein translation is MDSRTSLRELLAKASPLRSGDILAGVAADNDEERVRAQMALAETPLKRFLEEPVVPYEEDEITRLILDGHDAAAFAPVSSFTVGDLRDWLLTDAADAASLAALAPGLTPEMAAAASKLMRVQDLILAASKCRVVSRFRDTIGLPGHFSVRLQPNHPTDDARGILASTIDGLYYGSGDAVIGINPASDSLENIARLNYLLDGLIRRYEIPTQSCILTHVTNTLELINRGVPVDLCFQSIAGTEKANASFGINLALLDEAWQATLDLGRGTVGDNVMYFETGQGSALSANAHYGVDQQTIECRAYAVARRYRPLLVNTVVGFIGPEYLYNGKQIIRAGLEDHCCGKLLGLPMGVDICYTNHAEADQDDMDTLLTLLGAAGCNFIMGIPGADDIMLNYQSTSFHDAAYLRKLLHKRPAPEFEAWLEGMGIHGPQGELLPPDGALLALEKQVSAAEEGI
- the eutC gene encoding ethanolamine ammonia-lyase subunit EutC; this encodes MRADPWGELRGYTDARIALGRCGVSLPHDQWLRFRLAHAQARDAVLTSFDAAAVRADLEAAGLRCLELASAARHKDEFLTRPDKGRRLSEAAYAELGRFAATPGVAGADVSVVISDGLSARAVHENAAPFAVAFLERVRAAGLRAAPVVLVRYGRVAVADEVASLLRARLVVILIGERPGLSSPNSLGVYLTYAPFPGCTDEARNCISNVRPGGLSMEEGVRKLCYLVQGAFARGFTGVHLKDDMPADYLPFAPQYGALAAGGPGTDG
- the hlyD gene encoding secretion protein HlyD; this translates as MAISRKTFGLAAVGAVLLVAAFLLWRWWDQRDQGPLTLYGNVDIRQVDLAFRVGGRIAAVLVDEGDAVTPGQPLARLDVDLLTQQRDQAAAVLAQQQAALARLERGYRVEEIAQAKADVSAATAVAENAAINLKRVTAMRASNAISQKELDNARAGDKQARARLRSAQDQLDMLLSGYREEDVLAQKAAVDAAAASLEHAQIQLRDAQLVAPQKGIVLTRAREAGAIVQAGQTVYTLTLTDPVWLRAYVDEPNLGRVKPGMAVKIYVDAAPGKVFSGRVGFIAPTAEFTPKTVETREVRTALVYRLRVQAQDPENVMRQGMPVTLVLEDSPAP